One Microlunatus soli genomic window carries:
- a CDS encoding response regulator transcription factor produces MNEPPTEISVVIADDDPLVCSYLQGVLDATADLRVVGLANDGAEAVDVATRTRPAVVLMDVRMPGVNGVDATRELTRDDADDRPAVVLMTSVDSDQALVDGLRAGANGFTVKTAPVEMITAAVRAAAQGADVLSPEATARLLELTAMPPAPIRDPRLAELPDREREVLRLIGEGQTNAGIARSLYLAESTVKGHVSRLMSKLDCTNRTQLALLAGQLDGS; encoded by the coding sequence ATGAACGAGCCGCCGACCGAGATCAGCGTAGTGATCGCCGACGACGATCCGCTGGTCTGCAGCTATCTGCAGGGGGTGCTGGACGCGACCGCCGACCTCCGGGTCGTCGGCCTCGCCAACGACGGCGCCGAGGCCGTCGACGTCGCGACGCGGACCCGGCCGGCCGTCGTCCTGATGGACGTCCGGATGCCCGGCGTGAACGGCGTCGACGCGACACGGGAGCTGACTCGCGACGACGCCGATGACCGGCCGGCGGTCGTGCTGATGACCAGTGTCGATTCCGACCAGGCGTTGGTGGACGGCCTTCGGGCCGGAGCGAACGGGTTCACCGTCAAGACCGCGCCGGTCGAGATGATCACCGCCGCGGTCAGAGCGGCAGCGCAGGGCGCTGACGTGTTGTCCCCGGAGGCCACGGCACGACTGCTGGAGCTGACCGCGATGCCACCGGCGCCCATCCGCGACCCGCGGCTGGCCGAACTTCCGGACCGTGAACGGGAAGTGCTCCGGCTGATCGGCGAGGGCCAGACCAACGCCGGCATCGCCCGCTCGCTGTACCTCGCCGAGAGTACGGTGAAGGGTCACGTCTCGCGTTTGATGTCCAAGCTGGATTGCACCAACCGCACCCAACTCGCCCTGCTGGCCGGACAGCTCGACGGTTCCTGA
- a CDS encoding heparinase II/III domain-containing protein, with protein MSTTRLRRSTEPDWDLVRRRVEQQTWATKIISTVHDETEEWRRQLRIPGPERQSAWTHFYYCDDDGERLTFDPRQPNEHRCPACDRVYSGDPKDGSWRTLMHNQAAAQAQRDAVIMRVAPGTDQAAAARAELEMIITGYGEHYTEYVEHGGHAGIGKVLPQCLDEAIWAIGLLRATRWTADQLDGRALAAADLLARGVNDLLQPQVGAIHNIHCWMLAALAECANRLDDPEVLDFTCGSQFGAIAQLRQGFRADGLWFEINPHYHYYTVSALLAWLEAVGADQVDPAVGEILGRAMEAPPRLAYSDGLLPAYGDGWADARVSRFAGVAETASRLLPDRSVALADYYVEGQERDSLPALLFGPDHVPTMSPHATTSFCWADAGIAVLRSADARIALRSGPHAGGHDHRDKLAVDVETATGWRSLDLGTSGYGAEFTVWLRSPAAHSTVFIGGGPQPACNGRISEFDAGRAVGEVGWDGHRLRREITLTEGGWTDAVSVELDGEDEISWLLHGDGTVTTDCSTAPTTAPEALSGLGIPWLSDMHSIAVDHDQLNVSWDAPGAPSAMITIPPGFVACTATGEGNPSGLPLGTVLITGRATTAEISARFTV; from the coding sequence ATGTCGACGACGAGGTTGCGGCGTTCGACGGAGCCGGACTGGGATCTGGTTCGTCGGCGGGTCGAGCAACAGACCTGGGCCACGAAGATCATCTCCACGGTCCACGATGAGACCGAGGAGTGGCGCCGGCAACTCCGGATCCCCGGACCGGAGCGGCAGAGTGCCTGGACCCACTTCTACTACTGCGACGACGACGGGGAGCGGCTGACCTTCGACCCGCGGCAGCCGAACGAGCATCGCTGCCCGGCCTGCGATCGGGTGTACAGCGGCGACCCCAAGGACGGTTCGTGGCGGACGCTGATGCACAACCAGGCCGCAGCGCAGGCCCAACGCGACGCAGTGATCATGCGAGTCGCGCCCGGCACCGATCAGGCCGCGGCGGCACGGGCAGAGCTCGAGATGATCATCACCGGCTACGGTGAGCACTACACCGAGTACGTGGAGCACGGCGGGCATGCCGGCATCGGCAAGGTGTTGCCGCAATGCCTGGACGAGGCGATCTGGGCGATCGGGCTGCTCCGGGCCACCCGCTGGACCGCCGATCAGCTCGACGGTCGTGCGCTGGCAGCCGCCGATCTGCTCGCCCGCGGGGTCAACGATCTGCTCCAACCCCAGGTCGGAGCGATCCACAACATCCATTGCTGGATGCTCGCAGCGCTCGCCGAATGCGCGAACCGGCTCGACGATCCCGAGGTGCTCGATTTCACGTGCGGCTCGCAGTTCGGCGCGATCGCCCAACTGCGACAGGGATTTCGGGCCGACGGCCTGTGGTTCGAGATCAATCCGCACTATCACTACTACACGGTCTCTGCCCTGCTCGCCTGGCTGGAAGCGGTCGGTGCCGATCAGGTCGATCCCGCCGTCGGTGAGATCCTCGGCCGGGCGATGGAGGCGCCGCCTCGGCTTGCCTACTCCGACGGCCTGCTGCCCGCCTACGGCGACGGCTGGGCCGACGCCCGGGTGTCACGCTTCGCCGGTGTTGCCGAGACGGCAAGCCGCCTGCTGCCCGACCGAAGCGTCGCGCTGGCCGACTATTACGTCGAGGGTCAGGAACGCGATTCGCTGCCGGCGTTGCTGTTCGGACCCGATCACGTGCCGACCATGTCGCCGCACGCGACAACGTCGTTCTGCTGGGCCGATGCCGGGATCGCGGTGCTCCGCTCCGCCGACGCCCGGATCGCTCTGCGATCGGGTCCGCACGCCGGTGGTCATGATCATCGCGACAAGCTGGCCGTCGACGTGGAGACCGCTACCGGTTGGCGCAGTCTCGATCTGGGCACCAGCGGCTACGGTGCCGAATTCACGGTCTGGTTGCGTTCGCCGGCGGCGCACAGCACGGTCTTCATCGGCGGCGGACCACAACCTGCCTGCAACGGCCGGATCAGTGAATTCGACGCCGGCCGCGCGGTCGGCGAGGTCGGCTGGGACGGACACCGGCTGCGACGGGAGATCACGCTGACCGAGGGCGGCTGGACCGATGCGGTCAGCGTGGAACTGGACGGCGAGGACGAGATCAGTTGGCTGCTGCACGGCGACGGAACGGTCACCACTGACTGCTCGACCGCACCGACGACCGCACCCGAGGCGCTGTCCGGTCTCGGCATCCCATGGCTGTCGGATATGCACAGCATCGCCGTAGACCATGATCAACTCAATGTCAGCTGGGATGCCCCCGGTGCCCCGAGCGCGATGATCACCATTCCCCCGGGGTTTGTGGCCTGCACTGCCACGGGAGAAGGCAACCCGTCGGGGTTGCCGCTCGGTACGGTGTTGATCACCGGGCGCGCGACGACGGCAGAGATCTCTGCTCGGTTCACGGTTTGA
- a CDS encoding NAD(P)/FAD-dependent oxidoreductase yields MNESATDQQPVVIIGAGYAGLVAARSLSRRLRGRIPLTLINDRPDFVERVRLHQYATGRPGARISLADAAPRAEVIIGRVTAIHRAERLVELADGRTIGYQRLLYALGSSGATAIDGADSVSSPGAADVLRVRLAALPAGHSVAVVGAGLTGLEAASEIAETRPDLSVALITADRLGDGLSPMARRHLGRAVNRLEIALHQQTTVTGWASATVQAVDRTAAERSIPADLVVWAAGFTVSPIAAEAGLAVDDHGRVRVDTQLRSITDPRIWVIGDAAAAPTVGGDVSRMSCQAAVPMAWHAAAAVVAQLDGRRPARHRSRFVWQNIGLGRHDAVTQFTHADDSPRSFVLTGRPAALLKELISYGVAWLATGRRPRRETFRGGEGRVEMIRDNGRHVDDEVAAFDGAGLGSGSSAGRATDLGHEDHLHGPR; encoded by the coding sequence ATGAACGAATCCGCCACCGATCAGCAGCCCGTGGTGATCATCGGCGCCGGTTACGCCGGGCTGGTGGCCGCCCGGTCCCTGAGCCGCCGACTGCGCGGACGGATCCCGTTGACCCTGATCAACGACCGGCCGGACTTCGTCGAGCGGGTCCGTCTGCACCAGTACGCCACCGGCCGACCGGGCGCCCGGATCAGCCTGGCCGACGCAGCACCCAGGGCCGAGGTGATCATCGGTCGGGTGACCGCGATCCATCGCGCGGAGCGGTTGGTCGAACTCGCCGACGGCCGCACGATCGGCTACCAGCGACTGCTGTACGCCCTGGGCAGTTCCGGCGCGACCGCCATCGACGGCGCGGACTCCGTGTCGTCGCCCGGTGCAGCGGACGTTCTCCGCGTCAGACTGGCGGCGTTGCCGGCCGGGCACAGCGTCGCCGTGGTCGGTGCCGGGCTGACCGGTCTGGAAGCCGCGTCCGAGATCGCCGAGACCCGGCCGGACCTGTCGGTCGCGCTGATCACCGCGGACCGGTTGGGTGACGGACTGAGCCCGATGGCGCGCCGGCATCTGGGCCGCGCCGTGAACCGACTCGAGATCGCCCTTCATCAGCAGACGACGGTGACCGGGTGGGCGAGCGCGACCGTGCAGGCCGTCGACCGGACAGCCGCGGAACGGTCGATCCCGGCAGATCTTGTGGTCTGGGCGGCCGGATTCACCGTCAGCCCGATCGCGGCCGAGGCCGGGCTCGCCGTGGATGATCATGGTCGGGTACGGGTCGATACGCAGCTGCGTTCGATCACCGATCCACGGATCTGGGTGATCGGCGACGCCGCTGCCGCACCGACCGTCGGCGGCGATGTCAGCCGGATGAGCTGTCAAGCTGCTGTTCCGATGGCCTGGCACGCAGCGGCAGCCGTCGTCGCGCAGCTCGACGGCCGCCGGCCAGCGCGGCATCGTTCCCGTTTCGTCTGGCAGAACATCGGCCTCGGTCGGCATGACGCTGTCACCCAGTTCACCCATGCCGACGACTCACCCCGGTCGTTCGTGCTGACCGGACGACCGGCTGCACTGCTCAAGGAGTTGATCAGCTACGGCGTCGCCTGGTTGGCCACCGGACGCCGACCACGACGCGAGACGTTCCGGGGCGGAGAGGGCCGTGTCGAGATGATCAGGGACAATGGCCGTCATGTCGACGACGAGGTTGCGGCGTTCGACGGAGCCGGACTGGGATCTGGTTCGTCGGCGGGTCGAGCAACAGACCTGGGCCACGAAGATCATCTCCACGGTCCACGATGA